A part of Jiangella alba genomic DNA contains:
- a CDS encoding succinate dehydrogenase hydrophobic membrane anchor subunit — translation MTTTIPSPRSPRRLRGRTNTELYAWMFMRASGVLLVILIFTHLFVNLITGDGINALDFGFVAGKWADPLWQVWDLLMLWLAMLHGTNGLRTVINDYAERDQVRLWLKVALYTATTITIVLGTLVIFTFDPCPPDAAADLLPSFCQVP, via the coding sequence ATGACGACGACGATTCCCTCGCCGCGCTCGCCGCGGCGGCTGCGCGGCCGGACCAACACCGAGCTGTACGCGTGGATGTTCATGCGCGCGTCCGGCGTGCTGCTGGTGATCCTGATCTTCACGCACCTGTTCGTGAACCTGATCACCGGCGACGGCATCAACGCGCTCGACTTCGGCTTCGTGGCCGGCAAGTGGGCCGACCCCCTCTGGCAGGTCTGGGACCTGCTGATGCTGTGGCTGGCGATGCTGCACGGCACCAACGGGCTGCGCACCGTCATCAACGACTACGCCGAGCGCGACCAGGTGCGGCTGTGGCTGAAGGTCGCCCTGTACACGGCGACGACGATCACCATCGTGCTCGGGACGCTGGTGATCTTCACGTTCGACCCGTGCCCGCCGGACGCGGCCGCCGACCTGCTGCCGTCGTTCTGCCAGGTGCCGTAG
- a CDS encoding BMP family lipoprotein, with product MNKRFRLAAAVSAVALAVAACGEAPDENGDGTATGDSTGGNADFTACMVSDQGGINDKSFNETSYNGLVLAQEEGIIPEPKFAESQTDADYGPNVTAMVQDDCGIIVTVGFLLADATREAAESNPDEHFAIVDYQYTDETGTPTPIDNVKPLVFNTQEAAFLAGYAAASYSKTGIVGTWGGAPIPTVTIFMDGFYDGVQYYNEQKGTDVQVLGWDKATQDGQFVGDFANTGLARQISDNLISQGADVLHPVAGPLAESAAIAAQAAGNVTVVWADSDGFESAPDYGDVILTSVLKGMDQAVLAATQEAADGAFSNEPYVGTLENGGVGLAPFHDFDGEVTQETKDELAQIQEQIISGDLVVESDAAFS from the coding sequence ATGAACAAGAGGTTTCGGCTCGCCGCCGCGGTGAGCGCCGTCGCGCTCGCGGTCGCGGCCTGTGGTGAGGCTCCGGACGAGAACGGCGACGGCACCGCCACCGGCGACAGCACCGGCGGTAACGCCGACTTCACCGCGTGCATGGTGTCCGACCAGGGTGGCATCAACGACAAGTCGTTCAACGAGACCTCGTACAACGGCCTGGTGCTGGCCCAGGAAGAGGGCATCATCCCGGAGCCGAAGTTCGCGGAGTCGCAGACCGACGCCGACTACGGCCCGAACGTCACCGCGATGGTCCAGGACGACTGCGGCATCATCGTGACGGTCGGCTTCCTGCTGGCCGACGCCACCCGCGAGGCGGCCGAGTCCAACCCCGACGAGCACTTCGCCATCGTCGACTACCAGTACACCGACGAGACCGGCACGCCGACGCCCATCGACAACGTGAAGCCGCTGGTGTTCAACACCCAGGAGGCGGCGTTCCTGGCCGGCTACGCCGCGGCGTCGTACTCCAAGACCGGCATCGTCGGCACCTGGGGCGGCGCGCCCATCCCCACGGTCACCATCTTCATGGACGGCTTCTACGACGGCGTCCAGTACTACAACGAGCAGAAGGGGACCGACGTCCAGGTCCTCGGCTGGGACAAGGCGACGCAGGACGGCCAGTTCGTCGGCGACTTCGCCAACACCGGCCTCGCCCGCCAGATCAGCGACAACCTGATCAGCCAGGGCGCCGACGTCCTGCACCCGGTCGCCGGCCCGCTGGCCGAGAGCGCGGCCATCGCGGCGCAGGCGGCCGGCAACGTCACCGTCGTGTGGGCCGACTCCGACGGCTTCGAGTCCGCGCCCGACTACGGCGACGTCATCCTGACCTCCGTCCTCAAGGGCATGGACCAGGCCGTCCTCGCCGCCACGCAGGAGGCCGCGGACGGCGCGTTCAGCAACGAGCCGTACGTCGGCACGCTGGAGAACGGCGGCGTCGGGCTGGCTCCGTTCCACGACTTCGACGGTGAGGTCACGCAGGAGACGAAGGACGAGCTCGCGCAGATCCAGGAGCAGATCATCTCCGGCGACCTCGTGGTCGAGTCGGACGCGGCGTTCTCCTGA
- the sdhC gene encoding succinate dehydrogenase, cytochrome b556 subunit, with translation MPKAPAGTLYRGREGMWSWVAHRVTGIGIFFFLFAHILDTALVRVSPEAYNEVIATYKNPIVGLMEVGLVAAIVFHAFNGLRIVLVDFWSKGPRYQKQMSVTVLVLWVALMVPFTIRHLSHVFGG, from the coding sequence GTGCCCAAGGCACCTGCTGGCACGCTCTATCGCGGCCGTGAAGGCATGTGGTCGTGGGTGGCCCACCGGGTCACCGGCATCGGCATCTTCTTCTTCCTCTTCGCGCACATCCTCGACACCGCGCTCGTCCGCGTGTCGCCGGAGGCGTACAACGAGGTGATCGCCACCTACAAGAACCCGATCGTCGGGCTCATGGAGGTGGGGCTGGTGGCCGCCATCGTGTTCCACGCGTTCAACGGCCTGCGCATCGTCCTCGTCGACTTCTGGTCGAAGGGGCCGCGGTACCAGAAACAGATGTCCGTCACCGTCCTGGTGCTCTGGGTGGCGCTCATGGTGCCGTTCACGATCCGCCACCTCTCCCACGTGTTCGGGGGCTGA
- a CDS encoding acyl-CoA mutase large subunit family protein produces MATRTTESGLPVEPVYGPEALGDWPAEQRLGVPGEYPYTRGVYPTMYTGRPWTMRQYAGFGTAAESNRRYHQLVEAGTGGLSVAFDLPTQMGYDSDAAVAAGEVGKVGVAIDSVEDMRVLFDGIPLGEVSTSMTINAPASLLLLLYQLVGAEQGVAGERLTGTVQNDVLKEYIARGTYIYPPAASLRLTSDIFGYCRRELPRWNTISISGYHMAEAGATPVQEVAFTLANAREYVRAALSAGLDVDEFAPRLSFFFVSRTTILEEVAKFRAARRIWARVMRDEFGATNPKSQMLRFHTQTAGVQLTAQQPEVNLVRVAVQALAAVLGGTQSLHTNSYDEAIALPTEKAARLALRTQQVLAYETDVTSTVDPFAGSYAVESLTDELEAAAVELMTRVEDMGGAVAAIERGFQKDQIEQSAYDVAKQVDAGARTVVGVNRYVTNDEEPYEPLRVDPAIEAAQAARLAALRSSRDGDVVRRELDALRAAAAGSDNVLVPMRAALAARATVGEVCDALREVWGTYTPPAGI; encoded by the coding sequence GTGGCCACGCGTACGACGGAGTCCGGGTTGCCCGTCGAGCCCGTGTACGGACCGGAGGCGCTCGGCGACTGGCCGGCGGAGCAGCGGCTGGGCGTGCCGGGCGAGTACCCGTACACCCGCGGCGTCTACCCGACGATGTACACGGGGCGGCCGTGGACCATGCGGCAGTACGCCGGGTTCGGCACCGCCGCCGAGTCGAACCGGCGCTACCACCAGCTGGTCGAGGCCGGCACCGGCGGGCTGTCGGTCGCGTTCGACCTGCCCACGCAGATGGGGTACGACTCCGACGCGGCGGTGGCGGCGGGCGAGGTCGGCAAGGTCGGCGTGGCGATCGACTCGGTCGAGGACATGCGCGTGCTGTTCGACGGCATCCCGCTGGGCGAGGTGTCGACGTCGATGACGATCAACGCGCCGGCGTCGCTGCTGTTGCTGCTGTACCAGCTGGTCGGCGCGGAACAGGGCGTCGCCGGTGAGCGGCTGACCGGGACGGTCCAGAACGACGTGCTCAAGGAGTACATCGCCCGCGGCACCTACATCTACCCGCCGGCCGCGTCGCTGCGGCTGACCAGCGACATCTTCGGCTACTGCCGGCGCGAGCTGCCGCGTTGGAACACCATCTCGATCTCCGGCTACCACATGGCCGAGGCCGGCGCGACGCCCGTGCAGGAGGTGGCGTTCACGCTGGCCAACGCGCGCGAATACGTGCGCGCGGCGCTGTCGGCCGGGCTCGACGTCGATGAGTTCGCGCCGCGGTTGTCGTTCTTCTTCGTGTCGCGGACGACGATTCTCGAGGAGGTCGCGAAGTTCCGCGCCGCCCGGCGCATCTGGGCCCGCGTCATGCGCGACGAGTTCGGAGCGACCAACCCGAAGTCGCAGATGCTGCGGTTCCACACCCAGACGGCGGGCGTGCAGCTCACGGCGCAGCAGCCGGAGGTCAACCTGGTCCGGGTCGCGGTGCAGGCGCTGGCCGCGGTGCTCGGCGGCACGCAGTCGCTGCACACGAACTCCTACGACGAGGCCATCGCGCTGCCGACGGAGAAGGCGGCCCGGCTGGCGCTGCGCACCCAGCAGGTGCTGGCCTACGAGACCGACGTCACCAGCACCGTCGACCCGTTCGCAGGGTCGTACGCCGTCGAGTCGCTCACCGACGAGCTGGAGGCGGCCGCCGTCGAGCTGATGACGCGGGTCGAGGACATGGGCGGTGCCGTCGCGGCCATCGAGCGCGGCTTCCAGAAGGACCAGATCGAGCAGTCCGCGTACGACGTCGCGAAGCAGGTCGACGCCGGCGCGCGGACCGTGGTCGGCGTCAACCGGTACGTCACCAACGACGAGGAGCCGTACGAGCCGCTGCGGGTCGACCCCGCGATCGAGGCGGCGCAGGCCGCGCGGCTGGCCGCGCTGCGCTCGTCCCGCGACGGCGACGTCGTGCGCCGCGAACTCGACGCCCTGCGCGCGGCCGCGGCCGGCAGCGACAACGTGCTGGTCCCGATGCGCGCCGCGCTGGCCGCCCGGGCCACCGTCGGCGAGGTGTGCGACGCGCTGCGCGAGGTGTGGGGGACGTACACGCCGCCGGCCGGAATCTGA
- the sdhA gene encoding succinate dehydrogenase flavoprotein subunit has product MQTHQYDVVIVGAGGAGMRAALESGQRVRTAVLTKLYPTRSHTGAAQGGMCAALANVEEDNWEWHTFDTVKGGDFLVDQDAAEVMAKEAIDAVLDLEKMGLPFNRTPDGLIDQRRFGGHTRKHGEAAVRRSCYAADRTGHMILQTLYQQCIKRDVEFFNEFYVLDVLFNEVDGVRRTAGVVAYELATGEIHVFRAKAVVFATGGAGKVYKTTSNAHTLTGDGMAIAYRRGLPLEDMEFFQFHPTGLAGLGILLSEAARGEGAILRNSEGERFMERYAPTLKDLAPRDVVARAMANEVREGRGSGPNKDYVLLDLTHLEPAHIDAKLPDITEFARTYLGVEPYTEPVPVFPTAHYAMGGMPTTIDAEVLADNTHVLPGLYAAGEVACVSVHGANRLGTNSLLDINVFGRRAGIAAAEFAAKAPLVELPADPSDDTVALLEGIRDRADGERVAVLRRELQETMDANAQVFRSEATLKQALSDIHALKARYATVSVQDKGRRFNTDLLEAVELGFLLDLAEVIVVGALERKESRGGHFREDYQNRDDVNYMRHTMAYRSSDGDGAGVRLDFKPVVVTRYQPMERKF; this is encoded by the coding sequence ATGCAGACCCATCAGTACGACGTGGTGATCGTCGGCGCCGGCGGCGCCGGGATGCGCGCGGCGCTCGAGTCCGGCCAGCGGGTCCGCACCGCCGTGCTGACCAAGCTCTACCCGACCCGGTCGCACACCGGCGCGGCCCAGGGCGGCATGTGCGCCGCGCTGGCCAACGTCGAAGAGGACAACTGGGAGTGGCACACCTTCGACACCGTCAAGGGCGGTGACTTCCTCGTCGACCAGGACGCCGCCGAGGTGATGGCGAAGGAGGCCATCGACGCCGTCCTCGACCTGGAGAAGATGGGGCTGCCGTTCAACCGGACGCCCGACGGCCTGATCGACCAGCGCCGCTTCGGCGGGCACACCCGCAAGCACGGCGAGGCCGCCGTCCGCCGGTCCTGCTACGCCGCCGACCGCACCGGCCACATGATCCTGCAGACGCTCTACCAGCAGTGCATCAAGCGCGACGTCGAGTTCTTCAACGAGTTCTACGTGCTCGACGTGCTGTTCAACGAGGTCGACGGCGTCCGCCGCACCGCCGGCGTCGTGGCGTACGAGCTGGCCACCGGCGAGATCCACGTGTTCCGCGCGAAGGCGGTCGTGTTCGCGACCGGCGGCGCCGGCAAGGTGTACAAGACCACGTCCAACGCGCACACGCTGACCGGCGACGGCATGGCCATCGCGTACCGTCGCGGGCTGCCGCTGGAGGACATGGAGTTCTTCCAGTTCCACCCGACGGGCCTGGCCGGACTCGGCATCCTGCTGTCCGAGGCGGCCCGTGGCGAGGGCGCGATCCTGCGCAACAGCGAGGGCGAGCGGTTCATGGAGCGCTACGCCCCGACGCTGAAGGACCTCGCCCCGCGCGACGTCGTCGCCCGGGCCATGGCCAACGAGGTCCGCGAGGGCCGCGGCTCCGGCCCGAACAAGGACTACGTCCTGCTCGACCTCACCCACCTCGAGCCGGCGCACATCGACGCGAAGCTGCCCGACATCACCGAGTTCGCCCGCACCTACCTGGGCGTCGAGCCGTACACCGAGCCGGTCCCGGTCTTCCCCACCGCGCACTACGCGATGGGCGGCATGCCGACGACGATCGACGCCGAGGTGCTGGCCGACAACACGCACGTCCTGCCCGGCCTCTACGCGGCCGGCGAGGTGGCCTGCGTCAGCGTGCACGGCGCGAACCGGCTGGGCACCAACTCGCTGCTCGACATCAACGTGTTCGGGCGGCGGGCCGGCATCGCGGCGGCCGAGTTCGCGGCGAAGGCGCCGCTCGTCGAGCTGCCGGCCGACCCGTCCGACGACACCGTCGCGCTGCTGGAGGGGATCCGCGACCGCGCCGACGGCGAGCGCGTCGCCGTCCTGCGTCGTGAGCTGCAGGAGACGATGGACGCGAACGCGCAGGTGTTCCGGTCCGAGGCGACGCTGAAGCAGGCGCTGTCCGACATCCACGCGCTGAAGGCCCGCTACGCGACCGTGTCCGTGCAGGACAAGGGCCGCCGGTTCAACACCGACCTGCTCGAGGCGGTCGAGCTGGGCTTCCTGCTCGACCTCGCCGAGGTCATCGTCGTCGGCGCGCTGGAGCGCAAGGAATCGCGCGGCGGCCACTTCCGCGAGGACTACCAGAACCGCGACGACGTCAACTACATGCGCCACACGATGGCGTACC
- a CDS encoding glycosyltransferase family 4 protein codes for MRVAIVAESFLPQVNGVTNSVCRVVEHLTRRGHTGLVIAPGEGVSDYDGHQVLRVPSFALPGNDDSIVGVSTRRRISRILRDFDPDVVHLAAPVWLGRAGMNAATRLGLPTVAVYQTDLAGFARGYRLWRTIGDDAIWSWLRRIHDQADLTLAPSTASLRQLDAHGFTRLARWGRGVDLVRFHPAHRDEGLRRELAPGGEVIVGYIGRLAPEKHVASLTALAGLPGVKLAIVGGGPSEASLRAALPDAAFLGFRTGQELSRAYASLDVFVHTGPAETFCQAVQEALASGVPVVAPNAGGPTDLVDDGWSGHLVDTGDGEQLRAAVARIAADPVRRVRMAAAARESVYGRSWEAICDQLLEHYATAVARKRLAAPAA; via the coding sequence ATGAGGGTAGCGATCGTCGCGGAGTCGTTCCTCCCCCAGGTCAACGGTGTCACGAACTCGGTCTGCCGCGTGGTGGAGCATCTCACGCGACGCGGCCACACCGGGCTCGTGATCGCTCCCGGCGAGGGCGTGTCGGACTACGACGGGCACCAGGTGCTGCGAGTGCCGTCGTTCGCGCTGCCGGGCAACGACGACAGCATCGTCGGCGTCTCCACCCGGCGGCGCATCAGCCGGATCCTGCGCGACTTCGACCCCGACGTCGTGCACCTGGCGGCGCCGGTCTGGCTGGGCCGGGCCGGCATGAACGCGGCCACCCGGCTGGGGCTGCCGACGGTCGCCGTCTACCAGACCGACCTCGCCGGGTTCGCCCGCGGCTACCGGCTCTGGCGCACCATCGGCGACGACGCGATCTGGTCGTGGCTGCGGCGCATCCACGACCAGGCGGACCTCACGCTGGCGCCGTCGACGGCCAGCCTGCGGCAGCTGGACGCGCACGGCTTCACGCGGCTGGCCCGCTGGGGCCGCGGCGTCGACCTCGTCCGCTTCCACCCGGCCCACCGCGACGAGGGTCTGCGGCGTGAGCTGGCGCCGGGCGGCGAGGTCATCGTCGGCTACATCGGCCGGCTGGCGCCGGAGAAGCACGTCGCGTCGCTGACGGCGCTGGCCGGGCTGCCCGGCGTCAAGCTGGCCATCGTCGGCGGCGGGCCGAGCGAGGCGTCGCTGCGGGCCGCGCTGCCCGACGCCGCGTTCCTCGGGTTCCGCACCGGCCAGGAGCTCTCGCGCGCCTACGCCAGCCTGGACGTGTTCGTGCACACGGGACCGGCCGAGACGTTCTGCCAGGCCGTCCAGGAGGCGCTGGCCTCCGGCGTCCCCGTCGTCGCGCCGAACGCCGGCGGCCCCACCGACCTCGTCGACGACGGCTGGTCCGGCCACCTCGTCGACACCGGGGACGGCGAGCAACTGCGCGCCGCGGTGGCCCGGATCGCCGCCGACCCGGTCCGCCGGGTCCGGATGGCCGCCGCCGCCCGCGAGTCGGTGTACGGGCGGTCGTGGGAGGCGATCTGCGACCAGCTGCTCGAGCACTACGCGACGGCGGTCGCGCGCAAGCGCCTGGCCGCGCCCGCGGCGTAG